In a single window of the Bacteroides acidifaciens genome:
- the wecB gene encoding non-hydrolyzing UDP-N-acetylglucosamine 2-epimerase, translated as MKKILLVFGTRPEAIKMAPLVKALQKDMEHFETRVCVTAQHRQMLDQVLEVFGITPEYDLNIMAPNQDLYDITGKVLMGLREVLKDYRPDTVLVHGDTTTSMAASLAAFYMQIPVGHVEAGLRTYNMLSPWPEEMNRQVTDRICTYYFAPTEQSKKNLLRENIDEKKIFVTGNTVIDALLMAVDIISSTPGMEEKMAVEFQEKGYTVGGREYILVTGHRRENFGDGFLHICKAIKELAMLHPEMDIVYPVHLNPNVQKPVYELLSGVDNVYLTSPLDYLPFIYAMQHSTLLLTDSGGVQEEAPSLGKPVLVMRDTTERPEAVQAGTVKLVGTNADDIVNNVTALLKDKELYRRMSETHNPYGDGRACERIIAAL; from the coding sequence ATGAAAAAGATATTGCTTGTTTTCGGCACCCGCCCCGAAGCCATTAAGATGGCGCCGCTTGTAAAGGCACTTCAGAAAGATATGGAACATTTTGAAACGCGGGTTTGCGTTACGGCGCAGCACCGGCAGATGTTGGATCAGGTGCTGGAGGTATTCGGCATCACTCCCGAATATGATTTGAATATTATGGCTCCCAATCAGGACTTGTATGACATCACGGGTAAGGTGCTGATGGGGTTGAGAGAGGTGTTGAAGGATTATCGGCCCGATACCGTATTGGTTCACGGTGACACCACCACTTCGATGGCCGCGTCGCTTGCCGCATTTTATATGCAGATTCCCGTAGGGCATGTGGAAGCCGGTCTGCGTACCTATAATATGTTGTCTCCCTGGCCTGAAGAGATGAACCGTCAGGTTACGGACCGAATCTGCACTTACTACTTTGCGCCGACCGAACAGTCGAAGAAAAATCTGCTGCGAGAGAATATAGACGAGAAGAAGATTTTCGTTACGGGCAATACTGTGATAGATGCGCTGCTGATGGCGGTGGATATAATTTCTTCAACTCCCGGCATGGAAGAGAAGATGGCGGTGGAGTTTCAGGAGAAGGGCTATACAGTGGGCGGGCGTGAATATATTCTTGTCACCGGGCATCGGCGTGAGAACTTTGGCGACGGTTTCCTGCATATCTGTAAGGCGATAAAAGAATTGGCTATGCTCCATCCCGAGATGGATATTGTGTATCCTGTCCACCTCAATCCTAATGTACAGAAGCCCGTGTACGAGTTGCTTTCGGGGGTGGATAATGTATATCTGACTTCTCCGTTGGATTATTTGCCATTCATCTATGCCATGCAACATTCTACTTTGTTGCTGACGGATAGCGGCGGAGTGCAGGAAGAAGCGCCTTCGCTGGGAAAGCCGGTGCTGGTGATGCGCGATACGACAGAACGGCCTGAAGCAGTGCAGGCGGGTACGGTGAAACTGGTCGGCACCAATGCCGACGATATCGTAAACAATGTGACGGCATTGCTGAAAGATAAGGAACTTTACAGGCGTATGTCCGAGACGCACAATCCTTACGGAGACGGCCGGGCATGCGAGAGAATAATAGCGGCGTTATAG
- a CDS encoding glycosyltransferase family 4 protein — translation MKVLFTFGGIPHYLNAMLNKIQAKGADITVVSPRKGNTTVGKGVKMVEGGAFRHLTTPEKKAFYGKSSFPALPRIIAEEKPDIVVMGWPYFLQIFFQPALRKAIKACNARLVIREIPFQTPPYGKIKEYFKEHPMYDENMRLLSSGAGFYLRQWMTAGIRKYCYSKAVGTLNYSTAAYDILLSYGVKKEQIHVTYNSTDTEALLKEKESVLASPSILPPSERRLLHIGRLVKWKRVDLLINAFRKVTATYPDAELVIVGDGPELENLKQQAAGLQLADRIRFIGAVYDPKILGAYMNESSIYVLAGMGGLSINDAMTYGMPVICSVCDSTERDLVTEGTNGSFFKDGDADSLAGTIEKMFESPEQCRRMGEESERIIREKINIEIVSERYMAAFRDFMKVSKSL, via the coding sequence ATGAAAGTACTTTTTACATTTGGCGGAATCCCCCACTACCTGAACGCCATGCTCAACAAGATTCAGGCGAAAGGAGCAGACATAACCGTAGTCAGCCCCCGGAAAGGAAATACGACGGTCGGCAAAGGGGTAAAGATGGTAGAAGGCGGAGCTTTCCGGCATCTGACGACACCGGAAAAGAAAGCATTCTACGGAAAAAGTTCCTTTCCGGCACTCCCGCGCATCATTGCAGAAGAGAAGCCGGACATCGTAGTAATGGGATGGCCTTACTTCCTGCAAATATTCTTTCAACCTGCATTGAGAAAAGCGATAAAGGCTTGCAACGCACGGCTGGTAATTCGTGAAATCCCTTTTCAGACACCTCCATACGGCAAAATCAAGGAGTATTTCAAGGAGCACCCGATGTATGACGAAAACATGCGCCTTCTCAGTAGCGGAGCCGGGTTTTATCTCCGCCAATGGATGACGGCCGGAATACGCAAATACTGCTACTCCAAAGCCGTCGGAACTCTGAACTACTCAACAGCCGCTTACGACATCCTTCTGTCTTACGGAGTAAAGAAGGAACAGATACACGTCACCTACAACTCTACAGACACAGAGGCTCTGCTCAAAGAAAAGGAGTCCGTACTGGCATCACCCTCCATCCTCCCCCCTTCCGAACGCCGCTTGCTACACATCGGCCGATTAGTGAAATGGAAACGGGTGGATTTATTGATAAATGCTTTCAGGAAGGTAACCGCTACATATCCGGATGCAGAACTGGTCATCGTTGGCGACGGGCCTGAGCTGGAAAATCTCAAGCAACAGGCAGCCGGACTACAGCTTGCCGATAGAATCCGGTTCATCGGAGCAGTCTACGACCCGAAGATACTCGGAGCATACATGAATGAGTCAAGCATCTATGTACTGGCCGGCATGGGCGGGCTTTCAATCAACGATGCCATGACGTATGGAATGCCTGTCATCTGCTCCGTATGCGACAGCACCGAACGCGATTTGGTGACGGAAGGAACGAACGGTTCTTTCTTCAAGGACGGAGATGCGGACAGTCTGGCGGGGACAATTGAAAAGATGTTTGAGTCTCCCGAACAATGCAGACGGATGGGCGAAGAGTCAGAGCGCATCATTCGGGAAAAGATTAATATCGAGATAGTCAGCGAACGATATATGGCGGCTTTTCGGGATTTCATGAAAGTGTCCAAAAGCCTGTAA
- the wecC gene encoding UDP-N-acetyl-D-mannosamine dehydrogenase, whose protein sequence is MKKVVFLGLGYIGLPTAAVAAGHGYEVIGVDVNPSVVETINQGKIHIVEPDLDKIVKDAVQKGNLRAVSKPEPADAFFIVVPTPFKQNHRADITYVEAATRSVLPYLQEGNLFVIESTSPVYTTERMAEVIYKERPELKGKIHIAYCPERVLPGNTLYELVHNDRVIGGIDPESTEKAVEFYSAFVQGKLHRTNARTAEMCKLTENSSRDSQIAFANELSMICDKAGINVWELIELANKHPRVNILQPGCGVGGHCIAVDPWFIVSDYPEQAQLIKRARETNDYKADWCANKVLETCQKFVEKNEREPIVACMGLAFKPNIDDLRESPAKYIASRIISESRADVLIVEPNISSHKSFHLTDYREAYEKADIVVWLVRHDVFVALPREEGKIELDFCGVRR, encoded by the coding sequence ATGAAAAAAGTGGTATTCTTAGGATTAGGGTATATCGGGCTTCCTACCGCGGCGGTTGCTGCCGGTCATGGTTATGAAGTGATAGGGGTGGACGTTAATCCTTCGGTAGTGGAAACTATCAATCAAGGCAAGATACACATCGTTGAGCCGGATTTGGATAAGATTGTAAAAGATGCGGTGCAGAAAGGAAACCTGCGCGCAGTGTCGAAGCCGGAGCCGGCGGATGCATTCTTTATCGTAGTCCCTACACCTTTCAAGCAGAACCATCGGGCGGATATAACGTATGTGGAAGCTGCCACACGGTCTGTTCTTCCTTATTTGCAGGAAGGCAACTTGTTTGTCATCGAATCTACTTCTCCTGTTTATACTACCGAGCGCATGGCGGAAGTAATCTATAAAGAACGTCCCGAACTGAAAGGAAAGATACATATTGCATACTGTCCCGAGCGTGTGCTGCCGGGCAATACGCTCTACGAACTGGTGCACAATGACCGTGTGATTGGCGGTATAGACCCTGAATCTACGGAGAAGGCCGTCGAGTTCTATTCTGCTTTTGTGCAAGGCAAGTTGCACCGTACCAATGCCCGTACGGCAGAGATGTGTAAGCTGACGGAGAATTCCTCGCGTGATTCGCAGATTGCCTTTGCCAATGAATTGTCCATGATTTGCGATAAAGCGGGAATCAATGTCTGGGAATTGATTGAACTGGCAAACAAGCACCCGCGTGTGAATATCCTCCAACCGGGTTGTGGCGTGGGCGGACATTGTATTGCAGTGGACCCCTGGTTCATCGTGTCCGACTATCCGGAACAGGCACAACTGATAAAACGTGCCCGCGAAACCAATGACTATAAAGCCGACTGGTGTGCCAATAAAGTATTGGAAACCTGCCAGAAGTTTGTGGAAAAGAATGAACGTGAACCCATTGTCGCGTGTATGGGGCTGGCCTTCAAACCGAATATTGATGATTTGCGCGAATCTCCCGCCAAGTACATCGCTTCCCGCATCATCTCCGAGTCGAGAGCGGATGTGCTGATTGTGGAACCGAACATTAGCAGTCATAAGAGTTTTCATCTGACGGATTATCGGGAAGCCTATGAGAAGGCGGATATTGTCGTCTGGCTTGTACGCCACGATGTGTTTGTGGCATTGCCGAGGGAAGAGGGAAAGATAGAACTGGATTTCTGCGGGGTGAGACGTTGA
- a CDS encoding glycoside hydrolase family 88 protein: MKKLFLTLALCMGYLCTTVAQTFIKTEVKQSMRRVADWQIAHYNKAVYGDLNWVNATFYLGLVHWAAIAEQMDKDDSYYKWLLRLGGRNYWQVDQRMYHADDICISQMYLYMYEKYKRKGMLIPTQARAEWVIANPPSGSFKLNYGDASTLEHWTWCDALFMAPPVYMKLYNITGDKKFIRFMDKEYKATYDFLFDKEENLFYRDHRYFTMKEANGAKVFWGRGNGWVLGGLVEMLRELPAKSKYRPFYQDLFQKLCRRIAPLQNKDGFWHASLLDPASYPSPETSCSGFFVYALAYGINEGLLPKEEFLPVVEKGWQALVSAVGEDGKLGYVQPIGADPKKVTPDMTEVYGPGAFLLAGTEVYRMAQDTPRQNTNISQNRIREIAAMLPDKPEGMGVSYKDRTFWNKVKESGNAEKLLTEEAPALLKKGMPPFVDSLYLHLNKTNIRLPGENMMNARYHYLFRLTLAECLENKRRYIPAIEKALIALCNQNSWSIPAHDRNLKNYHGTDYYVDLVVATAGNGIAQCVAMLDDRLSPEVKARVQCAFREKVFRPVYRCLEETKPFWWFTATNNWNSVCLAGVTGAALTLLADKEERAYFVAAAEKYNVYGMKGYADDGYCSEGVGYYNYGFRAYILLREEVCRATQGKIDFFRDPKFVHIARYGKKIQMNEGVCPAYSDCRIGLSTDKFITAYCDRALGVTSPAEKYILPAGNNFSLYLIELFPRQVWKMEMTDAIRQALKEDSDSLRAYYEKAGILVARPAVGSSCLLAVSAKGGNNAENHNHNDVGSYAVALGKSMMVGDQGGPFSYPGDYFSAEAPAKYKIKGSFGHPVPVVDGKTQSAGSKAKAIVLRKEFAEEKDLFSIDYTSAYSTPNLDKLIRTFVYDRQGEGSFTVSDEFTANAPIRFETAITTQADWKIIDDTHLLLTTGTEQMIVNVEASGKVAFTSETIEVNAPAYTRIGIALKEQSEKGYIRLKMQAKQL; the protein is encoded by the coding sequence ATGAAGAAATTATTCTTAACCCTTGCCCTATGCATGGGCTATTTGTGTACTACAGTTGCGCAGACATTTATTAAAACCGAAGTGAAGCAGTCGATGCGGCGGGTAGCCGACTGGCAGATTGCTCATTACAACAAAGCAGTTTATGGTGACCTCAACTGGGTGAATGCCACTTTCTATCTGGGACTTGTCCACTGGGCTGCGATAGCCGAACAGATGGACAAGGACGATTCCTATTATAAATGGCTGTTACGTTTGGGCGGCCGGAATTACTGGCAGGTAGACCAGCGGATGTATCATGCGGATGATATCTGTATTTCGCAGATGTATCTGTATATGTACGAAAAGTACAAGAGAAAAGGCATGCTTATCCCGACGCAGGCGCGTGCCGAATGGGTAATTGCCAATCCTCCTTCCGGTTCGTTCAAACTGAACTATGGCGATGCAAGCACATTGGAACATTGGACTTGGTGTGACGCCCTGTTCATGGCTCCACCTGTTTACATGAAACTCTACAATATCACGGGCGACAAGAAATTTATCCGTTTCATGGATAAGGAATACAAAGCCACTTATGACTTCCTGTTCGACAAAGAAGAAAACCTCTTCTACCGTGACCACCGTTACTTTACAATGAAAGAAGCCAATGGCGCAAAAGTGTTCTGGGGACGCGGTAATGGTTGGGTGCTCGGCGGACTTGTAGAGATGTTGCGTGAACTTCCTGCCAAAAGCAAATACCGCCCGTTCTATCAGGATTTGTTTCAGAAGTTATGCCGGCGGATTGCTCCTCTCCAGAATAAGGACGGTTTCTGGCACGCAAGCCTGCTCGACCCTGCTTCCTATCCGTCGCCCGAGACGAGTTGCAGCGGTTTCTTTGTTTACGCCCTTGCCTATGGAATCAACGAAGGGCTTCTGCCGAAAGAAGAATTTCTGCCTGTGGTGGAGAAAGGATGGCAAGCCTTGGTGTCGGCTGTGGGAGAAGACGGAAAACTGGGATACGTGCAGCCTATCGGTGCCGACCCCAAAAAGGTGACTCCCGATATGACCGAAGTATACGGTCCGGGTGCTTTCCTGCTGGCAGGGACGGAAGTTTACCGTATGGCACAGGATACCCCGAGACAAAACACGAATATCTCTCAAAACCGTATCCGTGAAATCGCTGCCATGCTGCCCGATAAACCCGAAGGAATGGGTGTTTCCTATAAAGACCGTACTTTCTGGAACAAAGTAAAAGAGAGCGGCAATGCAGAAAAACTACTGACAGAAGAAGCTCCCGCATTATTGAAAAAGGGTATGCCCCCTTTTGTTGACTCATTATATCTGCATCTGAACAAGACGAATATCCGCCTGCCGGGTGAAAACATGATGAATGCGCGTTATCATTATCTTTTCCGGTTGACATTGGCCGAATGTCTTGAAAACAAAAGACGATATATTCCCGCCATTGAGAAAGCTCTGATTGCTCTTTGCAATCAGAACTCGTGGTCGATTCCCGCCCACGACCGCAATCTGAAGAATTATCATGGTACGGACTATTATGTCGACCTGGTAGTTGCTACGGCCGGAAACGGAATCGCGCAGTGTGTAGCCATGCTCGACGACCGTTTGTCACCGGAAGTAAAGGCTCGTGTGCAGTGCGCTTTTCGTGAGAAAGTATTTCGTCCCGTGTACCGTTGCCTGGAAGAGACAAAACCTTTCTGGTGGTTCACGGCAACAAATAACTGGAACTCAGTTTGTCTGGCAGGCGTTACGGGGGCTGCCCTCACTCTGCTGGCGGATAAGGAAGAACGTGCTTATTTCGTAGCCGCAGCCGAAAAATATAACGTGTACGGTATGAAAGGGTATGCCGACGACGGTTATTGCAGTGAAGGCGTCGGTTACTACAATTACGGTTTCCGTGCCTACATCCTGCTGCGTGAGGAAGTATGTCGTGCCACACAAGGCAAGATAGACTTCTTCCGTGACCCTAAATTTGTACATATCGCCCGATATGGTAAGAAAATACAGATGAATGAGGGCGTATGTCCGGCTTATTCCGATTGCCGTATCGGTTTGTCGACAGATAAATTCATTACGGCTTATTGTGACCGTGCGCTTGGCGTTACTTCTCCGGCAGAAAAATACATTCTTCCGGCAGGAAATAATTTCTCTTTGTATCTCATAGAACTGTTCCCCCGACAAGTATGGAAGATGGAAATGACGGATGCTATCCGTCAGGCGTTAAAGGAAGACTCTGATTCTCTGCGTGCTTACTACGAAAAAGCAGGAATTCTCGTTGCGCGTCCTGCTGTGGGGAGTTCGTGTCTGCTGGCTGTCTCGGCCAAAGGTGGTAATAATGCCGAAAACCATAACCATAATGATGTCGGTTCTTATGCCGTCGCTTTGGGAAAGAGTATGATGGTTGGCGATCAGGGCGGCCCTTTCTCTTATCCCGGTGATTATTTCAGTGCGGAGGCTCCCGCGAAATATAAGATCAAAGGTTCTTTCGGGCATCCTGTTCCGGTGGTAGACGGGAAAACGCAATCTGCTGGTTCCAAGGCGAAAGCTATTGTGCTCAGGAAAGAATTTGCAGAAGAAAAAGACTTGTTCAGTATTGACTATACATCAGCTTATTCTACCCCCAATCTGGATAAGTTGATCCGTACCTTCGTCTATGACCGCCAGGGTGAAGGCAGTTTCACCGTCAGTGACGAATTTACAGCCAATGCGCCTATCCGGTTCGAAACAGCCATAACAACACAAGCCGACTGGAAAATTATTGATGACACACATCTTTTGCTCACTACTGGTACAGAACAGATGATTGTCAATGTCGAAGCATCCGGCAAAGTCGCATTTACTTCTGAAACTATCGAAGTGAATGCTCCGGCTTACACCCGCATCGGGATTGCGCTGAAGGAGCAGTCGGAGAAAGGATATATCCGGCTGAAGATGCAGGCGAAACAATTGTAA
- a CDS encoding glycosyltransferase family 2 protein has protein sequence MHSVHPTPKFSIITVTYNAEKVLEDTIQSVISQTYHHIEYIIVDGASKDGTLSIIDRYRPRIHTVVSEPDKGLYDAMNKGIALAGGDYLCFLNAGDCFHEDDTLQQMVHSINGNELPDVLYGETAIVDKDRHFLRMRRLSAPETLTWKSFKEGMLVCHQAFFARHTLVEPYDLKYHFSADFDWCIRIMKKARTLHNTHLTIIDYLDEGMTTRNRKASLKERFRIMARHYGLIGTVARHAWFVLRLVTRH, from the coding sequence ATGCATAGCGTCCACCCTACTCCCAAGTTCTCGATTATCACAGTGACATACAACGCTGAGAAGGTATTGGAAGACACCATCCAAAGTGTCATCTCGCAGACGTATCATCACATTGAATATATCATCGTGGACGGAGCTTCCAAGGATGGGACTTTATCTATCATCGACCGCTACCGCCCGCGGATACACACCGTAGTGAGCGAACCGGACAAAGGATTATATGATGCCATGAACAAAGGAATCGCCCTTGCCGGCGGCGATTATCTCTGCTTCCTGAATGCGGGCGACTGTTTTCACGAGGATGACACCTTGCAGCAGATGGTACACAGTATCAACGGCAATGAACTGCCCGATGTCCTTTACGGAGAAACAGCCATCGTAGACAAAGACAGGCACTTCCTGCGTATGCGCAGGCTCTCCGCCCCCGAAACACTGACATGGAAAAGCTTCAAAGAAGGGATGTTAGTCTGCCACCAGGCTTTCTTCGCCCGCCACACCCTGGTAGAGCCGTATGACCTGAAATACCACTTTTCCGCCGATTTCGACTGGTGTATCCGCATCATGAAAAAAGCACGCACACTCCATAATACACATTTAACGATTATCGACTATCTGGACGAAGGGATGACGACCCGAAACCGGAAAGCATCTCTCAAAGAAAGATTTCGTATCATGGCGAGACATTACGGGCTGATTGGCACCGTAGCACGCCATGCCTGGTTTGTCCTGCGGTTAGTAACCCGACACTGA
- a CDS encoding glycosyltransferase family 2 protein, with amino-acid sequence MDGIKLFINKIKLSLQKHTGVTQNKKSYESWLSKGYTNTPTVTVIIQSHNKSLQVSHIVAKLRAYPSIELIVIDDGSDFTHTRTLARLMTGANEFLLHSNDLYENIMYDRTLRMANGKYVALLQDDDDFDNLEWIQAAVRLFEQYPALAILGGKDALEFVFQPPKANGKIIQATRPFDFVPAVNRAPMWINRELYLQKLHHIDFAFAPFQYDDYELCARAWLNGLQVGWYDAGFKSLSAGGMRLWNQYFAQQQYEKNSRQLYSLYNKHQAEIESLVQQSHRLFLQKSKD; translated from the coding sequence ATGGATGGTATCAAGCTGTTTATTAACAAAATAAAGTTATCCCTGCAAAAACATACGGGAGTGACCCAAAACAAAAAATCATATGAGAGCTGGCTCAGCAAAGGATATACCAATACGCCAACCGTTACCGTCATTATCCAATCACACAACAAGAGCCTGCAAGTGAGCCATATTGTTGCCAAATTGCGCGCATATCCATCCATTGAGCTCATTGTCATTGATGACGGTTCCGACTTTACGCACACCCGCACACTAGCCCGGTTAATGACAGGAGCCAACGAATTCCTGCTTCATTCCAACGACCTGTATGAAAACATCATGTACGACCGCACCCTACGTATGGCCAACGGCAAATATGTCGCCCTCTTACAAGATGATGATGATTTTGACAACCTGGAGTGGATACAGGCAGCCGTCCGTCTTTTCGAGCAATATCCTGCACTGGCTATCCTAGGAGGAAAAGATGCGTTGGAGTTTGTATTCCAGCCTCCCAAAGCAAACGGAAAGATAATACAAGCGACCCGCCCGTTTGACTTCGTTCCGGCAGTAAACAGAGCGCCGATGTGGATAAACAGGGAACTGTATTTGCAAAAGCTGCATCATATTGATTTTGCCTTTGCCCCTTTCCAGTATGATGATTATGAGTTATGTGCACGAGCATGGCTCAACGGGTTACAGGTAGGATGGTACGATGCCGGATTCAAATCACTGAGCGCAGGTGGTATGAGGTTGTGGAACCAATATTTTGCCCAGCAACAATACGAGAAAAATAGCCGTCAGTTATATTCCCTTTATAACAAACACCAAGCCGAAATCGAGAGTTTGGTTCAACAATCCCATCGGCTATTTTTGCAGAAAAGTAAAGATTGA
- a CDS encoding glycosyltransferase codes for MKVTIYPRNLDNGSIQVNPYIKDFVSALEQEGIVVANPPHKNPLFSLIGRKTDSDAYIFHWLENVPDYKYGMLQTLAALWLFITIKFNRKRIIWFLHNKQPHVVRHQWAKKLLTHLLISKSDLIVTHATEGVAVIRNRCRDAESKTLFLHHPTKNRMPAQVPNAQTTDTDLLIWGNISRYKGVAEFIRFANEHSLKLKIKVIGKCSSADLFEELKQQANPYISVENRSIRFDELGKKIQKTRYVLVPYAAESVLSSGILMDSLSFGARVIGPNIGSFRDYANEPLLCVHTFDSFSEIASIANHAARHANPDDYRLFLEKHSWKEFGKEFHYQLQKLTQQ; via the coding sequence ATGAAGGTAACCATATATCCCCGCAATCTCGACAACGGAAGCATACAAGTCAACCCATATATAAAAGACTTTGTCAGTGCGCTGGAGCAAGAAGGTATCGTAGTGGCAAATCCGCCGCATAAGAACCCCTTATTCAGCCTCATCGGCAGAAAGACAGACAGTGATGCCTATATTTTCCATTGGCTGGAGAATGTGCCCGACTACAAATATGGCATGCTGCAAACGCTGGCCGCGCTCTGGCTTTTCATCACCATCAAGTTCAACCGGAAACGCATCATCTGGTTTTTACATAACAAACAACCGCACGTGGTCCGCCACCAATGGGCAAAGAAATTGCTGACCCATCTTCTCATCAGCAAATCCGACCTCATCGTGACTCATGCCACAGAAGGGGTAGCTGTCATCCGCAACCGATGCCGGGATGCCGAATCGAAAACGCTATTCCTGCATCATCCCACCAAGAACAGGATGCCCGCGCAAGTGCCGAATGCCCAAACGACAGACACCGATTTGTTAATCTGGGGAAACATATCCCGATACAAAGGTGTAGCCGAATTTATACGCTTTGCCAACGAGCACTCTTTGAAACTGAAGATAAAAGTGATAGGCAAATGTAGCTCTGCCGACCTGTTTGAGGAATTGAAACAACAGGCTAACCCATATATTAGTGTAGAAAACAGAAGTATCCGGTTTGACGAACTAGGCAAGAAAATACAGAAAACGCGTTATGTTTTAGTGCCTTATGCAGCCGAATCAGTGCTCAGTTCGGGCATCCTGATGGATTCACTTTCGTTCGGAGCGCGAGTAATCGGGCCCAACATAGGTTCATTCAGAGATTATGCCAATGAGCCGTTGTTGTGCGTGCATACATTCGACTCATTCTCCGAGATAGCTTCCATTGCCAATCATGCTGCCCGACATGCTAATCCGGATGACTACCGTCTTTTTCTGGAAAAGCACTCATGGAAAGAGTTCGGCAAAGAGTTCCATTACCAACTTCAAAAACTGACACAACAATGA
- a CDS encoding glycosyltransferase family 4 protein: MRVLIINTSERIGGAAIAASRLMESLKNNGIKAKMLVRDKQTDQISVVRLKSNWLQVWKFMWERIVIWSANRFRRYHLFDVDIANTGTDITSLPEFRQADVIHLHWINQGMLSLNDIRKILASGKPVVWTMHDMWPCTGICHYARECTNYQQECHNCPYIYKGGGRKDLSYRTFRKKQKLYSQAPIHFVTCSRWLKEQAKTSALFEGKSVTNIPNAINTNLFKPQDKQKARAKFMLPEDKKLILFGSLKITDKRKGVDYLIAACKLLAEKHPEWKDSLGVVVFGKQSQQLQELLPFRVYPLPYIKNEHEVVNIYNAVDLFAIPSLEENLPNMIMEAMACGVPCVGFNVGGIPEMIDHLHNGYVAQYKSSEDFANGIHWILTEPEYNELSAQACCKVLGNYSESIIAKKYTDVYNKITGKYA, from the coding sequence ATGAGAGTCCTGATTATAAATACATCCGAACGAATCGGCGGTGCAGCTATCGCGGCAAGCCGGCTGATGGAATCACTGAAAAACAACGGTATCAAAGCCAAAATGCTGGTACGCGACAAGCAGACTGACCAAATCAGTGTGGTCCGCCTGAAGAGCAATTGGCTGCAAGTATGGAAATTCATGTGGGAGCGCATCGTTATCTGGAGTGCCAACCGTTTCCGGCGTTACCATTTGTTCGACGTGGATATTGCCAATACAGGCACAGATATTACATCGCTTCCGGAATTCCGGCAGGCTGATGTGATTCATCTGCATTGGATCAACCAAGGAATGCTCTCATTGAATGATATACGAAAGATACTGGCATCCGGCAAACCTGTAGTCTGGACGATGCACGATATGTGGCCGTGTACAGGTATCTGCCATTACGCACGGGAATGTACGAACTATCAGCAGGAATGCCACAACTGCCCTTACATCTATAAAGGTGGTGGACGGAAAGACCTGTCTTACCGCACTTTCCGCAAGAAACAAAAACTATATAGCCAAGCTCCCATCCATTTCGTCACTTGCAGCCGCTGGCTGAAAGAACAGGCGAAGACCAGCGCCTTATTTGAAGGGAAAAGCGTCACTAATATTCCGAACGCCATCAATACCAACCTGTTCAAGCCACAAGACAAACAGAAGGCACGAGCTAAGTTCATGCTGCCGGAAGACAAGAAACTTATCCTGTTCGGCTCGCTGAAAATCACCGACAAACGAAAGGGAGTTGACTATTTGATTGCCGCCTGCAAACTGCTGGCGGAGAAGCATCCCGAATGGAAAGATTCACTGGGAGTCGTCGTATTCGGCAAGCAGTCGCAACAACTCCAGGAACTGCTTCCCTTCCGCGTCTATCCGCTGCCTTATATCAAGAACGAACACGAAGTGGTAAATATCTACAATGCCGTAGACCTTTTCGCCATTCCGTCCCTGGAAGAGAATCTTCCCAACATGATCATGGAAGCAATGGCTTGCGGAGTGCCCTGCGTAGGATTCAACGTAGGCGGTATCCCCGAAATGATAGACCATCTGCACAACGGCTACGTGGCACAATATAAATCTTCGGAAGATTTTGCCAACGGCATACATTGGATACTGACAGAGCCGGAATATAATGAGTTATCCGCACAAGCCTGCTGCAAGGTATTGGGCAATTACTCGGAAAGCATCATCGCAAAGAAATATACAGATGTCTACAACAAAATAACGGGAAAATATGCATAG